From Miscanthus floridulus cultivar M001 chromosome 15, ASM1932011v1, whole genome shotgun sequence, the proteins below share one genomic window:
- the LOC136507921 gene encoding probable LRR receptor-like serine/threonine-protein kinase At1g74360 has protein sequence MSRLPHLLELMCSVLIFAELISGNNDDMEVLIELKGFLQAHNQINRGAYDGWLESEASPCNWQGVGCDMNGRVSSLDLSSSSISGPFFGNFSGLKSLIHLDLSDNSIIGELPVDLNRCLGLKHLNLSYNLIGGVLNISSLTKLRTLDVSRNRFEGGIGMNFLATCDELTILNISSNNLRGNIVGLLDNCSWLEYVDLSLNRFTGQVTQGIASIIQFNAAENALTGSIALDMFPEGCKLLFLDLSSNYLFGNLPNSIANCSSLTYLSLSGNGFDGQIPPGIGVIPGLEKLILGSNNFAREMPFSLMNCTALKYLDISNNGFGGEVQGFFGKLESLTHLILHSNNYTDGIVSSGILRLPKLIMLDLSLNRFFGKLPTEVAIMTSIKYLVLAENNFSGQIPPVYGQIAQLQILDLSYNHLSGGVPADIGKLSSLLVLMLAGNQLSGEIPKEIGNCTSLLWLNLAENKLSGQIPPEIAGVGRDPSPTFARNQKDAAQLEIGTRKCLSVMRWIPLGYPGFNYVESEMSWKDCRSLEDRILKGYGIVTPPSVQPCIILGYVRFSGNLLSGQIPPMISAMRNFNLLLLDDNLLAGVLPSEISQMSLVVLNISRNIISGEIPSEIGQMVLLETLDMSFNNFSNELPSSLNQLYKLSKFNVSYNSLLSGNVPSTGQLSTFDEQSFLGDPLLSLHFIDHGPRLESNNDELSTEGTEKDPAKEESMVLIISFIVFFFTTIAIREHDSFMYVYYTMKCRCASTKIYAEL, from the exons ATGTCCAGGCTTCCGCATCTTCTCGAATTGATGTGTTCAGTACTAATCTTTG cTGAGCTGATAAGCGGGAACAACGATGACATGGAGGTCCTCATCGAGCTCAAGGGCTTCCTGCAAGCACATAACCAGATAAACCGAGGAGCGTACGATGGATGGTTGGAGTCAGAGGCCTCCCCGTGCAACTGGCAAGGAGTTGGATGTGACATGAACGGCCGTGTGAGTTCCCTTGACCTCTCTAGCTCCAGCATATCAGGACCGTTCTTCGGCAATTTTTCAGGTCTCAAAAGCCTCATTCATCTGGATCTCTCAGACAATTCTATCATTGGTGAACTCCCAGTTGATCTCAACAGATGCTTGGGACTGAAGCACCTTAACCTCTCGTACAACCTCATAGGTGGAGTCCTTAACATATCCAGCCTGACAAAGCTGAGAACATTAGATGTCTCACGGAATCGGTTCGAGGGGGGAATTGGCATGAACTTCCTTGCAACCTGTGACGAACTCACCATCCTCAACATCTCCAGCAACAATCTCAGAGGCAACATCGTTGGCTTGCTCGATAACTGTTCATGGCTTGAATATGTGGATCTCAGTTTGAATCGCTTCACTGGCCAGGTCACACAGGGCATTGCAAGCATAATTCAGTTCAATGCTGCTGAGAATGCCTTGACTGGAAGCATTGCTCTTGACATGTTCCCAGAGGGATGCAAACTACTGTTTCTGGATCTCTCCAGCAACTATTTGTTTGGCAATTTGCCTAATTCCATAGCAAATTGCTCTAGTTTGACATACCTGTCGCTATCGGGGAACGGTTTTGATGGGCAGATACCACCAGGAATTGGAGTAATTCCTGGGCTTGAGAAACTGATCCTGGGGAGCAACAACTTTGCCCGTGAGATGCCATTTAGCTTAATGAATTGTACTGCACTGAAGTATTTGGACATTAGTAACAATGGTTTTGGTGGGGAGGTGCAAGGATTCTTTGGGAAGTTAGAAAGTTTGACGCATCTCATACTTCACTCAAACAATTATACTGATGGAATTGTGTCCTCTGGCATTCTTAGACTACCTAAGCTGATCATGCTTGATCTCAGCCTCAATCGGTTCTTCGGAAAGCTACCCACGGAGGTCGCAATCATGACAAGCATCAAATACCTTGTGCTTGCTGAGAATAACTTCTCTGGTCAGATACCCCCGGTGTATGGACAGATTGCCCAGCTCCAAATATTGGACCTATCATACAACCACCTCTCTGGTGGTGTCCCTGCAGATATTGGTAAACTCTCCTCACTTCTCGTGTTGATGCTTGCTGGAAACCAACTTTCTGGAGAGATCCCAAAGGAAATAGGGAACTGTACCAGCTTGCTCTGGCTCAACCTTGCGGAAAACAAGCTATCTGGTCAGATTCCCCCAGAGATAGCAGGTGTTGGGAGAGACCCAAGTCCAACATTTGCTAGGAATCAGAAGGATGCTGCACAATTGGAGATTGGCACCAGGAAGTGTCTCTCTGTGATGCGGTGGATTCCCCTCGGTTACCCAGGGTTCAATTATGTAGAATCAGAGATGTCTTGGAAGGACTGTCGGAGCCTAGAGGACCGAATCTTGAAGGGGTATGGTATTGTTACACCACCTTCTGTCCAGCCATGTATCATCTTGGGTTATGTTAGGTTCTCAGGGAATCTGTTGTCAGGACAAATACCTCCCATGATTTCTGCAATGAGAAACTTCAACTTGCTCCTTCTTGATGATAACTTGCTCGCTGGCGTCCTACCATCAGAGATTAGTCAAATGTCACTTGTTGTGCTTAACATCTCTAGGAACATAATTTCTGGTGAGATTCCATCTGAGATTGGTCAGATGGTACTCCTTGAGACCCTTGACATGTCTTTTAACAACTTCTCTAATGAACTTCCATCAAGTCTGAACCAGCTCTATAAACTGAGTAAGTTCAATGTTTCATACAATTCGCTTCTCTCTGGCAATGTTCCATCTACTGGCCAACTCTCCACCTTCGACGAGCAATCATTTCTTGGAGACCCTCTCCTGTCTTTACATTTCATTGACCATGGACCCCGTTTGGAATCAAACAATGATGAGCTCTCAACAGAAGGTACAGAAAAGGATCCTGCTAAAGAAGAATCAATGGTGCTCATCATTTCATTTATTGTGTTTTTCTTTACCACAATTGCTATCAGAGAACATGACAGTTTCATGTATGTGTACTATACCATGAAATGCAGATGTGCAAGTACGAAGATTTATGCAGAATTGTAA
- the LOC136508645 gene encoding UDP-glycosyltransferase 88B1-like — MEKKTVVLYPGVGVGHLAPMLELAKAFLRHGGDQVDVAIVVFDPPVYANGFAATVARAKASNTSVALHVLPPPASDGGGDTEPEDPLARLLRFLRATNAPLRDFLRTLSASRCVQAVVLDIFCADALDVAAELGLPAYFFSPSGAAGLACFLGLPAMRASVGTSFAELGESAVLSLPGVPPFRIADLPPALADDGEACRGIIRAAARIPEARGILVNSFESLEPRAMWALRDGLCVPGRPTPPVYCVGPVVSPGGDKDHGCLRWLDAQPDHSVLFLCFGSMGAFPKKQLEEIAAGLERSGQRFLWVVRSPPGAADDVGALLPAGFRERTEDRGLVVKPWAPQVNVLRHRAAGAFMTHCGWNSTLEAVVAGLPLLCWPLYAEQKLNKVWIVEEMKLGVEMRRDDEDVVTAEEVEAKVRWVMEDSDGARVLRQHAAAAGDRAAEALAEGGPSREAFLEFLKDPLVNV, encoded by the coding sequence ATGGAAAAGAAGACGGTGGTGCTGTAcccgggcgtcggcgtcggccaTCTCGCGCCGATGCTCGAGCTGGCCAAGGCGTTCCTCCGCCACGGCGGGGACCAGGTCGACGTCGCCATCGTGGTCTTCGATCCGCCCGTCTACGCGAACGGCTTCGCCGCCACGGTCGCGCGCGCCAAGGCCTCCAACACCTCCGTCGCCTTGCACGTGCTTCCCCCGCCGGCCTCCGACGGCGGCGGTGACACCGAGCCCGAGGACCCCTTGGCCCGGTTGCTCCGCTTCCTCCGCGCCACGAACGCGCCGCTCCGCGACTTCCTCCGCACGCTGTCGGCGTCGCGCTGCGTCCAGGCGGTCGTCCTCGACATATTCTGCGCCGACGCGCTCGACGTCGCGGCCGAGCTCGGCCTGCCCGCCTACTTCTTCTCCCCCTCGGGCGCGGCCGGCCTCGCCTGCTTCCTCGGCCTTCCCGCCATGCGGGCCAGCGTGGGCACGAGCTTCGCGGAGCTCGGCGAGTCCGCCGTCTTGTCGTTACCGGGCGTTCCTCCGTTCAGAATCGCGGACCTGCCACCAGCGCTGGCGGACGACGGCGAGGCGTGCAGGGGCATCATTCGCGCGGCTGCCCGGATCCCGGAGGCCCGCGGGATCCTCGTCAACTCTTTCGAGTCGCTGGAGCCGCGCGCGATGTGGGCCCTCAGGGACGGGCTGTGCGTGCCGGGCCGCCCCACGCCGCCGGTATACTGCGTCGGGCCGGTGGTGTCGCCCGGCGGCGACAAAGACCACGGGTGCCTCCGCTGGCTGGACGCGCAGCCGGATCACAGCGTCTTGTTCCTCTGCTTCGGGAGCATGGGCGCGTTCCCCAAGAAGCAGCTGGAGGAGATCGCCGCCGGTCTGGAGAGGTCCGGGCAGAGGTTTCTCTGGGTCGTGCGGAGCCCTCCTGGCGCCGCGGACGACGTCGGCGCGCTCCTCCCGGCCGGGTTCCGGGAGCGAACCGAGGACAGGGGACTCGTCGTCAAGCCGTGGGCGCCGCAGGTGAACGTGCTGCGCCACAGGGCGGCCGGCGCGTTCATGACGCACTGCGGGTGGAACTCGACGCTGGAGGCCGTCGTGGCGGGGCTGCCGCTGCTGTGCTGGCCGCTGTATGCGGAGCAGAAGCTGAACAAGGTGTGGATCGTGGAGGAGATGAAGCTAGGGGTGGAGATGAGGAGGGACGACGAGGACGTGGTGACGGCTGAAGAGGTGGAGGCGAAGGTGAGGTGGGTGATGGAGGACTCCGACGGCGCGCGGGTGCTCAGGCAGCACGCGGCGGCGGCAGGGGACCGAGCGGCCGAGGCGCTGGCGGAAGGGGGCCCGTCGCGTGAGGCTTTCCTCGAGTTCCTCAAAGACCCGTTGGTTAATGTTTGA